Proteins from a genomic interval of Arthrobacter sp. CAN_C5:
- a CDS encoding isoprenyl transferase encodes MKSGPTANQDWRTTSPTRPWPHPSGETAPAIPAQFVPKHVAIVMDGNGRWANQRGLPRTEGHRAGEAALLDVMAGAIEIGVKHVSVYAFSTENWKRSPDEVRFLMGFSRDVLRRQRDQLDAWGVRIRWSGRRPRLWQSVVKELEVAEQQTLGNTTCTLTMCVNYGGRAEIADAARAIAEQVQAGKLRASAVSEKTIQKYLDEPDLPDVDLFLRTSGEQRFSNFMLWQSAYAEMVFMDVLWPDVDRRVLWRAIGEYAGRDRRFGGAVDQSAAAPG; translated from the coding sequence GTGAAGTCAGGACCGACAGCCAATCAGGACTGGCGAACCACCAGCCCTACCCGCCCGTGGCCACACCCCTCGGGCGAAACGGCTCCCGCCATCCCGGCGCAGTTCGTGCCTAAGCACGTGGCGATCGTGATGGACGGGAACGGCCGGTGGGCCAACCAGCGCGGTCTGCCCCGGACGGAAGGCCACCGTGCCGGGGAAGCGGCACTGCTGGATGTGATGGCTGGTGCCATCGAGATCGGCGTTAAGCACGTGTCCGTCTACGCGTTCTCCACCGAGAACTGGAAACGCTCACCGGACGAGGTGCGGTTCCTGATGGGGTTCAGCCGGGACGTCCTGCGCCGGCAGCGTGACCAGCTGGACGCTTGGGGCGTGCGGATCCGCTGGTCCGGACGGCGTCCCCGACTGTGGCAGTCGGTGGTGAAGGAACTGGAGGTGGCTGAACAGCAGACCCTCGGCAACACCACCTGCACCCTCACCATGTGTGTCAACTATGGGGGCCGTGCGGAGATCGCCGACGCTGCCCGCGCCATCGCCGAGCAGGTCCAGGCCGGCAAGCTGCGCGCGTCGGCCGTGTCGGAGAAGACCATCCAGAAGTACCTCGACGAACCCGATCTCCCCGACGTCGACCTGTTCCTGCGGACCTCCGGTGAGCAGAGGTTCTCCAACTTCATGCTGTGGCAGTCCGCCTATGCGGAGATGGTGTTCATGGACGTGCTCTGGCCCGACGTCGACCGCCGGGTGTTGTGGCGGGCGATCGGCGAGTACGCGGGCAGGGACCGACGCTTCGGTGGCGCGGTGGACCAGTCGGCTGCGGCACCGGGCTAG
- a CDS encoding alpha/beta hydrolase, translating to MGLIWKPDYLGDGFTCADLPLGTDDEGPCVATLVSYTPPTPENPMATHPPAGNRFHPRVWWSHLLDRLPQRPERGSTNEPASEEPPVTAVLYLHGWSDYFLHRGLAEFYAARGVAFYALDLHKYGRSLRDGQTPGYVGDLADYDDDLDAALRAMASHIRERQGAEVPVHVHLMAHSTGALIASLWVHRNPGRIASLILNSPWLDVQGSAIFRGATQGLLDPITRFKPKARLKLPEIGFYWRSISNTGDGDWDINPLWRPEFGFSIRAGWVAAVLAGHAQVRRGLDIDVPVLVLASTRSSVSPVWSEAMLTSDSVLDVTLMTQRALQLGPNVTVCRYEGALHDVLLSKEPVRREVYLTLDGWLRCQELVGRG from the coding sequence ATGGGGCTGATCTGGAAACCGGACTATCTGGGCGACGGGTTCACCTGCGCCGACCTGCCGCTCGGCACCGACGACGAGGGTCCGTGCGTCGCGACGCTGGTGTCCTACACTCCCCCGACACCCGAGAACCCAATGGCGACGCATCCCCCCGCAGGCAACCGGTTCCATCCCCGTGTCTGGTGGTCGCACCTCCTGGATCGCCTGCCCCAGCGACCCGAGCGAGGGAGCACCAACGAACCGGCATCCGAGGAGCCGCCAGTCACTGCAGTCCTCTACCTGCACGGCTGGAGCGACTACTTCCTCCACCGTGGCCTCGCCGAGTTCTACGCGGCGCGCGGGGTCGCCTTCTACGCGCTGGATCTTCACAAGTACGGGCGCAGCCTACGCGACGGGCAGACCCCCGGATATGTCGGGGACCTCGCCGATTATGACGACGACCTCGATGCGGCGTTGCGGGCGATGGCATCCCACATCCGTGAACGGCAGGGCGCTGAGGTGCCGGTTCACGTGCACCTGATGGCGCACTCCACGGGGGCGCTCATCGCCTCGCTATGGGTCCACCGCAATCCCGGCCGGATTGCCAGCCTGATCCTGAACAGTCCCTGGCTTGATGTGCAGGGTAGTGCGATTTTCCGGGGCGCCACCCAAGGACTGCTGGATCCCATTACCCGGTTCAAACCGAAGGCACGGCTGAAGCTCCCGGAGATCGGGTTTTACTGGCGCAGCATCAGCAATACCGGCGACGGCGACTGGGACATCAATCCCCTGTGGCGTCCCGAGTTCGGCTTCTCCATCAGGGCGGGCTGGGTGGCGGCGGTCCTGGCCGGGCACGCCCAGGTGCGCCGGGGACTGGACATCGACGTACCGGTCCTGGTCCTGGCCTCGACCCGCTCATCGGTGAGCCCGGTCTGGAGCGAGGCGATGCTCACCTCGGACAGTGTGCTGGATGTGACCCTGATGACCCAGCGGGCCCTCCAGCTCGGACCGAACGTGACCGTCTGCCGGTATGAGGGCGCGCTGCACGACGTCCTACTCTCCAAGGAACCGGTCCGCCGCGAGGTGTACCTGACCCTAGACGGGTGGCTCCGCTGTCAGGAGCTTGTCGGCCGGGGCTAG
- a CDS encoding quinone-dependent dihydroorotate dehydrogenase, which yields MRIYPAFFRLVFSRMDAERAHQIGFRLIRAAERTPAGLVLRQLTKPHPGLQTSAFGITFPSPFGLAAGFDKEGHGITALTSLGFGHVEVGTITGQAQPGNPTPRLFRLVADRAVINRMGFNNDGAAAVAPRLKVARARLERRYVANRPIIGVNIGKTKAVNLGDAVADYLVSARELAPTADYLVVNVSSPNTPGLRLLQNVESLRPLLTAVRQTANDSAGRPVPLLVKIAPDLEDQDIDDVAALAVDLGLDGVIATNTTITRSGLASDNALVMKCGVGGLSGAPLKQRSLEVLRRLRAAAGDELAIVSVGGVETAEDVLERLDAGATLVQGYTGFLYEGPFWARQINRRLEELLTARH from the coding sequence ATGCGAATCTACCCTGCCTTTTTCCGACTGGTCTTCTCCCGCATGGACGCCGAACGGGCCCACCAGATCGGGTTCCGGCTGATTCGTGCCGCGGAACGCACACCCGCCGGCTTGGTGCTGCGTCAGCTGACAAAACCACACCCGGGACTGCAGACCTCGGCGTTCGGCATCACGTTCCCGTCCCCGTTCGGGCTGGCAGCCGGATTCGACAAGGAGGGCCACGGGATTACCGCCCTGACCAGCCTGGGATTCGGTCATGTGGAGGTAGGCACGATCACCGGCCAGGCACAGCCCGGCAACCCGACACCACGTCTGTTCCGCCTGGTCGCAGACCGAGCCGTGATCAACCGGATGGGATTCAACAACGACGGAGCAGCGGCCGTCGCCCCCCGGCTGAAGGTGGCCCGCGCAAGGCTGGAACGACGGTACGTAGCCAACCGGCCGATCATCGGAGTCAACATCGGTAAAACCAAGGCGGTCAACCTTGGGGACGCCGTCGCGGACTATCTGGTCAGCGCGAGGGAACTGGCGCCCACGGCCGACTACCTGGTGGTGAACGTCAGCTCCCCGAACACTCCGGGTCTCCGCCTCCTGCAGAACGTCGAATCCTTGCGACCGCTCCTGACAGCGGTCCGGCAGACAGCCAACGACAGTGCGGGGCGTCCGGTGCCGCTGCTCGTCAAGATAGCCCCCGACTTGGAGGACCAGGACATCGACGACGTCGCCGCCCTCGCCGTCGATCTCGGTCTGGACGGGGTCATCGCTACGAACACCACCATCACGCGCTCAGGGCTGGCCAGCGACAACGCGCTGGTGATGAAGTGCGGCGTGGGTGGACTGAGCGGTGCCCCCCTGAAGCAGCGTTCCCTCGAGGTGCTGCGTCGGCTCCGCGCCGCGGCAGGCGATGAGCTTGCCATCGTGTCGGTCGGCGGGGTGGAGACTGCCGAGGACGTCCTGGAACGCCTCGACGCTGGCGCCACCCTGGTGCAGGGTTACACGGGGTTCCTGTACGAGGGGCCCTTCTGGGCCCGGCAGATTAACCGTCGGCTGGAAGAGTTGCTCACAGCGCGTCACTAG
- a CDS encoding DUF3043 domain-containing protein, with protein MFGRKKEAPEAPVDQLPEERPVGKGVPTPRRSSQEAARKRPLVPDDRKAAKAAGRDAQRAERLRMRQALDTGEERYLPLRDKGPARRYIRDFVDARWNLGEFLMVAALVFVILSFVPSMQVQGMVLYAFWIIIIAVVLDCFLLRRSLRGRLTAKFGEPARGDLWYGVTRGLQLRRLRLPKPLVKRGEYPA; from the coding sequence GTGTTTGGACGTAAAAAAGAGGCCCCCGAGGCCCCCGTAGACCAGTTGCCCGAAGAGCGCCCTGTTGGCAAGGGAGTGCCGACGCCGCGCCGTAGCTCTCAGGAAGCCGCACGGAAGCGCCCGCTCGTCCCCGACGACCGGAAGGCTGCGAAGGCGGCCGGCAGGGATGCGCAGCGAGCCGAAAGGCTCCGGATGCGCCAGGCCCTCGATACCGGTGAAGAGCGTTACCTGCCCTTGCGTGACAAGGGCCCGGCGCGCCGCTACATCAGGGATTTTGTGGACGCCCGCTGGAATCTCGGCGAGTTCCTCATGGTCGCGGCGCTGGTGTTCGTGATCCTGAGTTTTGTTCCCAGCATGCAGGTCCAGGGAATGGTGTTGTACGCCTTCTGGATCATCATCATCGCCGTCGTGCTTGACTGCTTCCTGCTGCGCCGTAGCCTGAGGGGACGCCTGACCGCAAAGTTTGGTGAGCCCGCCCGCGGCGACCTTTGGTACGGGGTCACCCGTGGGCTGCAGCTCCGCCGCCTGCGGCTTCCGAAGCCGCTGGTGAAGCGCGGCGAATACCCGGCGTAG
- a CDS encoding dipeptidase: MTDEQHASPHDFSAQALRAAVATGFEEVVTDLIDLVAIPGIAWEAFDPAELDRSAEAVAGLIRAAGVSDVQILRVTTDGVQGGPAVVARRPAAPGKPTVLLYAHHDVQPPGDRALWESEPFTAVERGGRLYGRGAADDKAGIMAHLGALRALDEVLGEDFGVGVTLFIEGEEEAGSPTFRTFLDTHRDLLQADVIVVADSSNWKVGVPALTTSLRGLVDGTVEVQVLEHAVHSGMFGGPVLDAPTLLARLIATFHDEAGDVVIAGLAGGDHATVDYPEVDYRADASVLDGVRLAGTGSIASRLWTKPALSIIGLDAPSVALSFNTLLPRARAKFSLRLAPGQDPASAMAAVKDHVVRHAPFGATVTFTEGETGSAFASDTAAPAAQTALWALQEAWGVPAVEAGMGGSIPFIADLTEVYPTAQILITGVEDPDSRAHSANESLHLAEFQKAVLAEALMLSRINAEGL; encoded by the coding sequence ATGACTGACGAACAACACGCGTCCCCCCACGACTTTTCGGCTCAGGCCCTTCGCGCCGCCGTCGCCACCGGCTTCGAGGAGGTGGTCACCGATCTCATTGACCTCGTCGCCATCCCCGGGATCGCCTGGGAAGCTTTCGACCCGGCCGAGCTGGACCGCAGCGCCGAGGCTGTCGCTGGCCTGATTCGAGCCGCTGGCGTGAGCGACGTCCAGATTCTCCGGGTCACCACCGACGGGGTCCAGGGCGGTCCCGCCGTCGTCGCCCGCCGGCCGGCCGCACCCGGAAAGCCGACTGTGCTTCTCTACGCCCACCACGATGTGCAGCCGCCGGGCGACCGCGCGCTGTGGGAGAGCGAACCGTTCACCGCCGTCGAACGCGGCGGCCGGCTATACGGCAGGGGAGCGGCCGACGACAAAGCGGGCATCATGGCTCACCTGGGCGCCCTCCGCGCGCTGGATGAGGTGCTCGGGGAGGACTTCGGCGTCGGCGTGACCCTCTTCATCGAGGGTGAGGAGGAGGCCGGTTCGCCGACTTTCAGGACGTTCCTCGACACCCACCGGGACCTGCTGCAGGCTGACGTGATCGTGGTCGCCGATTCCAGCAACTGGAAGGTCGGCGTTCCCGCCCTGACCACGAGTCTGCGCGGTCTGGTCGACGGCACCGTCGAGGTGCAGGTCCTTGAACATGCCGTTCACTCGGGCATGTTCGGGGGACCGGTACTGGACGCACCGACACTGCTCGCCCGGCTGATCGCCACATTCCATGACGAGGCCGGCGACGTCGTCATTGCCGGGCTCGCCGGCGGCGACCACGCTACCGTCGACTACCCGGAGGTCGACTACCGCGCGGACGCCTCGGTGCTCGACGGCGTCCGCCTCGCTGGTACCGGGTCCATCGCCTCACGACTCTGGACCAAGCCGGCACTGTCCATCATTGGCCTGGATGCTCCGAGCGTCGCCCTGTCCTTTAACACCCTCCTCCCGCGGGCCCGCGCCAAGTTCAGTCTGCGCCTGGCGCCTGGCCAGGATCCGGCGTCGGCAATGGCGGCGGTCAAGGACCATGTGGTGCGTCACGCGCCTTTCGGTGCAACGGTCACGTTCACCGAGGGGGAAACCGGTAGCGCCTTCGCCTCCGATACCGCGGCGCCAGCCGCGCAGACCGCACTGTGGGCGCTCCAGGAAGCGTGGGGCGTCCCGGCCGTTGAAGCAGGAATGGGAGGTTCGATTCCGTTTATCGCCGACCTGACCGAGGTGTACCCAACCGCACAGATCCTGATCACCGGGGTGGAGGATCCCGATTCACGCGCGCACAGCGCCAACGAGTCGCTGCACCTCGCGGAGTTCCAGAAGGCGGTGCTCGCCGAGGCGTTGATGCTCTCCCGCATCAACGCCGAGGGTCTCTGA
- a CDS encoding iron-sulfur cluster assembly accessory protein produces the protein MSTSTSETTTGTTEAELAAHEVMLSDVAADKVRSLLEQEGRTDLRLRVAVQPGGCSGLIYQLYFDERTLDGDAVREFDGVEVIVDRMSVPYLAGASIDFEDTISKQGFTIDNPNAGGSCACGDSFH, from the coding sequence ATGAGTACTTCCACCAGCGAAACCACCACCGGAACCACCGAGGCCGAGTTGGCCGCCCATGAGGTGATGCTCTCCGATGTTGCAGCCGACAAGGTACGCAGCCTCCTGGAGCAGGAAGGCCGCACCGACCTGCGGCTCCGCGTTGCCGTGCAGCCCGGCGGTTGTTCAGGCCTGATCTACCAGCTGTACTTCGACGAGCGCACCCTCGACGGCGACGCCGTCCGGGAGTTCGACGGCGTAGAAGTCATTGTCGACCGGATGAGCGTCCCTTACCTGGCGGGCGCCTCGATCGACTTCGAGGACACGATCTCCAAGCAGGGGTTCACCATCGACAACCCCAACGCCGGCGGCTCGTGCGCCTGCGGCGATTCGTTCCACTAG